cctttttccctcAACAACtcaaacttattattattattactcatTAGGAGGTTTCCGGTGGTAGAGAAGCGTTGGCGAGCTGCTTGCAACTCAAACGCCCACAATGATACCCATCAAATCTTCTCTTCCTTACCCACTGACTCCGACCTCGCTGATGCTTTTCTCGACCGAAAGCATAGgtttgttttgtttactttaCTTTCTCACATTTCtgctttcaatttcatttttaataggCCAAAAGCGTTTACAGATCCCACGACCAAATCATTTCCactcacttttttttgttttgatttcaatatttttttatttctcctcGATGTTTGATTAATAATTATCTGATGAGTTAAGGAACCTTTGTCTTTTGAAAGTTTTTTCGTGGTGACTTTCCTGCTTCTGTTTAGGGAGGGATCTGCACGAGGATTTGGCATACGAAAGAGTAACTCAACTCTGGGATCGGATTCTTGGGTGGATGATCCCATTACTCGCCATATCATCGGTCTTTACATTAGCAGAGAAGGGGAGGAAAATAAGAATCTATTGTGGCCTTTAATCTTGCACACAAAGGGCCTTTACAGTATTCTTATTCTGCCATTGGTTGAGCCTATCCATTTAAATGCATATGCAAGGTTGTGTAAAAGACCTGATTGTGGAGCTGCTCTTGGTATGGATGACGGCCTGTCTTCCCTCTTACTGGATCTTCCATCAGTAACAGGGTATGCTAAGTTACTTGTAAATGCCACTAACATTTGGGAATCATACCTAACAAGAAAATTATCTCTTACTTGTAGGTTTAGATTGGTTAGCTGTTAttagtattataattttgtttttaattggattgctcatttattttttgggtaaCTCGACGTGGAAGAGATTTTGAAAACATGTACGAGAATATTACCTCATTTTGCTACAGAATGCTATGTAGAATGAGGTTTTGTTCAGTTTGTATTGGCATTGGACTCCTTTCCCTTTAAGGTTGGGGTAGAGGGGGAGAATATAGCTTcagttttcatttattttgcaTATACGCTTGCTGTATTGTTTGGGAATATAGAAAGCCCCTAACCATTAATCCTCCTTACATTGCACTTAAAGTACCTTCtatgtattttgtttatttatttacggAATTAATTGCATTTGCACTGCCATTGCTCCCAAGAGAGCTTGTTTGCAGTAGTGATGGTACTGGGGTCTTACTTTGTAGTATGTACTTTTAATCATATATCCCATGCTATTTCACAGGGCATTTATGATAGCGCATGCCATTGGTGACATAATTACTGGCGACACAGTAGAACCTGAAGTGATTGTAAGTGCAGCTCCCTCTGTTGGAGGGCTGTTTGATTCACTCACTGGTAGTATAGGCATCTCTTCCAGGGCAAAACCTGTGGCCCCACCTGTTGCTTCTTCCTCCCCTTCTAGTGCAGCTGTACCAGGATCAGTTACAGCAGATGCTCCAAAAATGGGGTCTAGGTTATTGGATAAAGATGCACTCAGAACATTTATCAGTAGTTCAATGCCCTTTGGTTGGTACCTTTTATTATGGTATTTTTCATCTCATATTTTTGCAGTGGATTTTCAAGTAAACTGTCAGTTACGCATTgcttgtaaatttattttattaatgtataCTTTTGTACAGGCACACCCTTGGACCTTAATTATTCCAATATTATTACCATAAAGACCAACGGCTTTTCGGCAACAGATTTGCCTCCTGCGGACCAGAAGCAGCCAGCTTGGAAACCATATTTATACAAAGGAAAGCAGAGAATGTTGTTTACAATTCATGAGATTATTCATGCTGCTCTGTATGATAGAGATGAGATTCCGGATACTATATCAGTTTCTGGTCAAATAAATTGTCGAGCTGACTTGGAAGGGTTGCCAGATGTGTCATTTCACTTGGCTGGATTGAACACAGCAAACCTTGAAGTTTTATCGTATCATCCTTGTGCTCAAGTTTCAGATCAAGGTTTGGATAAGCAAGGAGTGATGTTTTCTCCGCCATTAGGTAATTTTGTGTTGATGCGTTATCAGGCAGCTTATGCCCTTGGACCCCCCATAAAGGGATTCTATCAGTTGTCAATGGTTTCTGAGGATAAAGGTGCATTTCTATTCAAGTTGCATTTAATGGAAGGATATAAGGCTCCTTTGACAATGGAATTCTGTACTGTGACTATGCCCTTTCCTAGGAGGAGGATTGTATCTTTGGATGGGACTCCTTCTGTGGGAACAGTTTCAACTTCAGAGCACTCTGTTGAATGGAAAATTGTGACAAGTGGCCGAGGGCTTACTGGAAAAAGTATTGAAGTGACTTTCCCTGGAACAGTTAAGTTTGCACCTTGGCAAACCCAAAGGTTGTCTTCCTCTAGGTCATCCTTTGGAATCACTGCTGACGAGGATAGTGATAATGAGGCAGAAAATGCTAGTAACATGGTTAATGAAGAACATTTGATGGGGAAAATGAACAAGGGTCTTCCTCCAGTCGATTTAGAGGAGCCATTTTGCTGGCAGGCATACAATTATGCTAAAGTATGTGCCTttctgttcttattttttatcttttagtaagACATCTACTTTAtctcttaatattttataaatttgtattttttttattgactgaagtttgctttgttttttctgtTGGTTTTTTATCAGTTGATGCTTTTGGTTATGTCATATAATCAGATTCTTACTGCTGAAATTTAGGGATTAGATggtgaatagaaaaaaaaaaggaatatattTCACTAATAGGACTTCGAATAACTCTGCTGCTGTGATAATGCAAAAATGTTGACCCAATATTCCTATTTCTACTAATATTGTAGGCCACTAAGGCCAGATACAAATAGTTGGACCTCTAACATAACTAGACTTCTTGCACACTAATAATGTTAACATTCTAAcatattttgaacaatttttcCAATTTCCTAAATATTCTATCTGTTGAATTTGTTACAAGATTTATCCAGCCTTCAGTATTTGAAGTTTATAATTTCTCCTATGTGATCTGATCACCATAGGAATATTAGGCATTTAAGAATTTGGTTTCTTCTCTAATATCCCAAAGCAAATAGCTGTTGGCATATTGTATAATCTAGTGCTATCTTATGTAATAGTTTActcgtttattattttttatttttttatctgttgaagtatttttttctctGTTAGCTTTTTATGCCAGTCTTGGCACTCCTTGATGTTTTGAATTTCATTCATAATCTTACCATGTTTACCAATTAATAATTATCAATTAGTTCATGCCCCCCGGTGTGTGTGGTTGGCTTCTTTTTAGCTGGTTATACTTTTATGTGCTTTAGATTGAATGTTGTTAACAGATTGAAAAATGTatcaattttatcacaagtagtaaagattaaaatggaagtccaagtgtcgaatccacagaaACTTTGGTTGTACTTAAGTAAGTGATGCAAATCCAATTATTAAACAATGAAATGAAAGAGAAGGAGACAGAGACAACAAATTGTAAATGtgaaatttgaagttaaaaggacaaaaggaaaagataacaagaaaattaaacaatagcTTAAATGCAAAAGATGAGTTCAGAATgtgataatgttgaggcctagtATGGCTAACTACCCTTGATGCAAGATTCATGGTTTTCTCTGTTAAATGCTTTCTCAATCTCCACCCACATCTACTAATGTGCTCAACCCGGATTCCTCATGctgaagagcctaatttatgtattctctctcccaaatccctttgcaaagATGGGATAATAAACAACATTAAGTACAAAGATGTATGCAGAGGCACAACAAAGTAACTCTATCCCTAGAAATGCAATGTTGAGATGTTTTTTTTCAGTTCGTTAGACATTATCATTTTCCAATGAATAATCCCTAAAAACATATGCATGGATGGTCAAATCACACAATAACAATGAAAACCAAGAGAGAacaatagaaattgaaattgcattAATAGATAAGAAGAGTCTTTACATTACAAGGGGGCTTTGGCTGCTAGGCTCCAACTgagggggtttagcctctcatagtcaTGAGAAACTTTACACTTCAAAGGTTAATAGAAGATAGTGATAGATGACTAGTAACAAGCCAAAAGGGGAATGACTAAGAGAGAGAGGGTTTCCCCTAAGGGATAGACCCAGTGTGTGGGTTGTGGGTCTTTTTCGCGCTTAGTGTGTGTTGTGCGTTGAGCGAGAGTGCGCGTTGGGTCTGTCTTGCTCCCTAAGTTGGCTTTTCaattctttcaatttttcttcaaggttttttctttcagtttttgcatcaatttttcttctaaatcacttgaaatcttcttcttttgaattttgctaataaaaaataacaaagatgttaatttcttcattatttcattaaaaacaataataaagtaaGAAATTATACCCACTCATTAATccaaattgactatcaaattagcGTATACTTAGTAGTTATCAAATGCACTGATCCTAGTTAATTACTATTTTGGTTGGTCAGTTAAGCTTTTCATGTAATAAATATGCACTTGAGCTGTGTTCTATCAAAACTTTTGAGAAAATAGACATTGTTTATGCTGCTTAAACTATCTTTGCATGGATtgaatatatacaaaattagtaAATTCGATGAATATGTATTCGATTAGATTACAATACTACATATCTTGAAAGTATGTTAAAGTCTTTAATTCCATAAAGATTAGATCTTcctatattaatattttcattattataggTATCGTTCAAGATTGTTGGGGCATCAGTATCTGGAGTTGCCGTTGATCCTAAATCTGTGAGTTTACCAATCTATTTTGGCCGACATTTCTTTTTAGATAAACAATTTAGATTCATATAATATTGATTCAGTATCTCAAATTTATGCTATTTTAGTACAATGGATTATAAACTTATGTTTCCATGTCTTTTGGTTGTTGCACAGCCATTTCTTGTAGTTTATTTATCGTACTTGTCCTCTTTACTCCACGGAATCTCTAATTTTTACTTCAAAGGATATATATCAAGAAGAGGACTGATCGACCATGCTGAATTCTCTATGCTTTGAAACTCTCTTCCTATTCCGTATGTTGTCTATCTGATAATTTGCATATTTTGTAGGTGAGCATCTATCCAGCTGTAAAAGCACCTATGGAGTTTTCAACTCAGGTATTTGTTTGTGTAGGATCAGTGATTCATACTTCAAGCGAACCCTACTGAATAAGACAAATTTCCTAAAATTTTCTGCTCCTTTCAGTTTCAGTGTCAATGATATCTTTTCATGTCTTTTATTATTTCTGGTCATAACCAGGTTACTTCTGGGGACTACATTCTGTGGAATACTCTTGGTAAGTGCCCACATGTTGCCACAATAAAAAGGTGAAGTATGAATGGCCACCGAGGGATATCTAAATGTGACGGGAACACCATCAGATATCTGATGGAAAGAAAACTCTGGAATGATGTTTTTTATTCGTTGCCAAGTATTGTGGAGACACATGATTGAATCTTGCTCCCTAGTGGctaatttagaaaataagaaatgttTTTGGTATTGTAATTAGTGACGGGATTCGTTGCCAAACATTTGCACATTTCATTTGTTGTAAAGTTTACCATAGAAGCATAGCATTTTtgttaagtgtttttttttattccttagcTATGATTTGGGAGCACAAAATAGGAAATACGTTTTTATTATTCCAATTGAGGCATTCATGGTTAGTATCGGAAATAAAATTGTATTGCTTAATAGTTTTTTCGCCCACGTTATGAAATTCAcgttatgattttgagggactaacgtttcggtagggtttgaatt
This region of Glycine soja cultivar W05 chromosome 17, ASM419377v2, whole genome shotgun sequence genomic DNA includes:
- the LOC114393611 gene encoding AP-5 complex subunit mu — translated: MIGVAAMPSGCSIRAIWILNNLDGVVFSRRFPVVEKRWRAACNSNAHNDTHQIFSSLPTDSDLADAFLDRKHREGSARGFGIRKSNSTLGSDSWVDDPITRHIIGLYISREGEENKNLLWPLILHTKGLYSILILPLVEPIHLNAYARLCKRPDCGAALGMDDGLSSLLLDLPSVTGAFMIAHAIGDIITGDTVEPEVIVSAAPSVGGLFDSLTGSIGISSRAKPVAPPVASSSPSSAAVPGSVTADAPKMGSRLLDKDALRTFISSSMPFGTPLDLNYSNIITIKTNGFSATDLPPADQKQPAWKPYLYKGKQRMLFTIHEIIHAALYDRDEIPDTISVSGQINCRADLEGLPDVSFHLAGLNTANLEVLSYHPCAQVSDQGLDKQGVMFSPPLGNFVLMRYQAAYALGPPIKGFYQLSMVSEDKGAFLFKLHLMEGYKAPLTMEFCTVTMPFPRRRIVSLDGTPSVGTVSTSEHSVEWKIVTSGRGLTGKSIEVTFPGTVKFAPWQTQRLSSSRSSFGITADEDSDNEAENASNMVNEEHLMGKMNKGLPPVDLEEPFCWQAYNYAKVSFKIVGASVSGVAVDPKSVSIYPAVKAPMEFSTQVTSGDYILWNTLGKCPHVATIKR